The Brumimicrobium sp. genomic interval AATGCTGATAAATATTACCTTTTAAAAGATAGCAAAGACTTTAATGAAATTAATAAAATTGGTAATTTATATGCTACCAGTTTTTACCTTGAGCAAAACAGATGGATTTATTTTGAAGATTTGATGCGAGAAATCCCTATCTCAACTAGCCAAAAAGAAGATCTTATCCGCAATCAACGTCATGCCATCTTTTTTGAAAATGGAGAAACTCACTATGTAAATATTTTGGATTATAAAACAAAGAGTATTACTTCACCGTTACAAGTTGAGCGTGCAAAGATTAAACAACATATTTTAACAATACGTTCCAATCAATTACGAGAAGAAGCTAAAGTAATAATATTAAATAATGTCAGAAAAAAGTATCCTATTGATTTTTATTAGTCTTATTTCTATTCAGTTAGGAAAGACTCAAATTATTGATGACAACACTTCCAAAGGAGGTAGTGTAATTGATAAAGTTATTGCCCAGGTGGGCAATCAACCTATCTATCTTTCAGAAATTGAAGCAGAAAAGATTCAACTAAAAAATGAAGGTCAAACAATAAATGAAAACTCTAATTGTACAATATTAGAAGAGAATTTATACCAAAAACTGCTGCTTAATCAATCTAAGATTGATAGTATTAAGATCACTGATGAGCAGGTAAATGCAGAGATGGAGAATAGATTAAGAACCATTGAGCATCAAATTGGAGGTCGTGAAAAATTAGAAAAATTTTATGGTAAAAGTTATACACAAATAAAGGATGAATTTAGAGAAGATATTCGGAATAGAATGCTTGCTCAAGAAATGGAACGACAAGTAGTAGAGCATGTAGAAGTGAGCCCAAAAGAAGTTGAAGAGTTTTTTAATAAAATACCTGAAGACAGTCTCCCATTCATAAACGAAAACATTTCTATTCAACAAATTGTGATTTACCCTAAAATTTCACAAACTAGTATTGATGCTGTAATTACAAAGCTTAGAAAATGGAGAGAGGAGGTGATTTCTGGTGAAAAGTCTTTTGCAACGCTTGCAACTGTTTATTCCGAAGATCTAGGTAGTGCTCGAGATGGAGGAAAGATTGAAGCAACTCGTGGAATGATGGTAAAACCTTTTGAAGCAGCCGCATTTGCTCTTAATCCAGGAGAAGTATCAGATGTCGTTCAAACTCAATATGGATACCACTTGATACAATTGCTTGAACGCAAAGGTGATGATTATACTGTTCGTCATATTCTGCTATCTCCTGAAATTGGAAGAAAAGAATTAGGTGATGCTGCTACATTACTGGATGAATGTCATGCTAAATTAATGAAACATGAAATCACATGGGATCAAGCTGTAGCAGAATATTCTGAAGATGAAGAAACAAAACAAAACCAAGGAATCATAACTAATCCATATACGGGTGAACAGTTTTGGGACGTTGCTAATATCAACCAAATAGACCCTCAAATTTTTGAAATAACAAACGGACTAAATGTTGGACAAATTTCTAACCCTGCATTATTCACAGATATGATGAATCGAAAAGAAGGAGTTAGAATTGTACGAATTAAAAACAGAACAAACCCTCACAGAGCAAATCTTCTGGACGATTATAGCTTCATCAAAAAAGCAGCCGAAAATCAAAAGAAAACTACCACAATTACTGATTGGGTGAACAAGAAGATTAAAAAAACATATATTCGTATTGATAAAAACTATGTGGATTGTGATTTTATTTACAATTGGAAATAAATAATAAACTATAATTCTTATACCATGTCTGATGTTGAAAAATTGAATCAATTAATTGCAAAATCAAAAGAACTTAAAACAGAAGTTCATAAAATCATCGTAGGTCAGGAAGAAGTAGTTGACCAAGTGCTTATTTCTATATTCTCACGAGGACACTGTTTATTAGTTGGTGTTCCTGGACTTGCGAAAACTTTATTAGTAAACACCATAGCGCAATCTCTTGGCTTAAGTTTTAACCGTATCCAATTTACTCCAGATTTAATGCCTTCTGACATTATTGGTTCTGAGATTTTAAATGAAAACAGAGCATTTCAATTTGTGAAAGGACCTTTATTTAGTAATATTATTTTGGCGGATGAGATTAACCGTACTCCTCCTAAAACACAATCGGCATTATTAGAAGCCATGCAAGAAAGAAAAGTAACAGCAGCTGGTAAAACCTATCCGCTTCCTCAACCTTTCTTTGTATTAGCTACTCAAAATCCAATCGAACAAGAAGGTACTTATCCATTACCAGAGGCTCAGCTTGACCGATTTATGTTTAATATTTGGGTAGATTATCCCACTTTTGAAGAAGAAATTCAAATTGTAAAAGGAACCACACAAGATAAACATATTGAAATTAAACAAATCATGAGTGGAGAGGAAATTATGCAATTACAATCTCTCATCCGAGAAATCCCAGTTGCCGATAATGTATTGGAATATGCAGTTCGCTTAGTCGCTAAAACACGTGTTAACGATGCTTCTTCTCCTAAAATAACCAAAGACTTTATCTCATGGGGTGCAGGACCCAGAGCTTCTCAATATCTAATTATTGGGGCTAAGTGCCATGCTGCTCTAAACGGAAAATATGCACCTGATATTGAAGATGTAAAAGCTGTTGCAAAGCCTATATTAAGACATCGAATAGTCCGTAATTACAAAGCAGAGGCAGAAGGGTATTCTATGGATAGAATTATTGAAGAACTTTTATAATTCATGTACATACCATTTTTGACTTCTCAACGTTAATTGGATAAACTCAACTCTACATGCGGGGATTTGGAATAGTTATTTTATTTACATTTTTCACAGTATTTAGCTTTGCTCAGATGGGCACTGTTATGGGGAAAATTGTAGATAAAACGAATAAAGGTTTCCCCAATATTCAAGTTACAATCATTACACAAGACAATAGTAAACACCAAACTACAACCAACATAGAAGGAGATTTCTCACTCAAAGTTCCTCCAGGCAAACATCAATTAATCTATAAAGAAGATGAGAGCAATAAACTTATAGATATTGAAGTTCAAGAAGGTCAAATTCTAAAGCTTGATAAAATCAAATTAAATATACAATACCTTGAAGGAGTTGATGTCTCAGGTAAAAGCAAAGATTTATCCATAAATGAATTGCCTGTTATTGAAATACACCAAATTCCTGGCCCCACAAATAGTGTTGAAAAGTATATTACTTATACAACAGCAGCATCTTCAAACAATGAATTAACAAGTAATTACAATGTTCGTGGAGGTAGTTATGACGAAAATCTTATCTATGTAAATGGTTTTGAAATTTATCGACCATTTTTAACCCGTAGCGGAGAGCAAGAAGGAATGAGTTTTATCAATCCAAACTTAGTTGAAAGTATTGCATTTAGTGCTGGTGGATTTACAGCTAATTATGGAGACAGATTAAGTTCTGTACTAGATATTACTTACCGCTCTCCTACTGCATTTCATGGCTCTTTTGACGCATCAATGCTCGGTGTAAGTGCGCACGTTGAAGACAAGGTAGGAGCTCGTTTTAATTTTTTAGCAGGTGGTAGATACCAGAATAAAGGGTATTTGCTTAATGCACTTCCCATTAAAGGAACTTACAAACCTGTTTTTTATGATTTTCAATTACTTACTAATTTCTATATTAAAGAAAATTTGGTTTGGAGTGTATTAGGTCATTTCTCTTCCAACAATTATAATTTTGCTCCCGAAACACAGGAAACCAAACTAGGAACAATAAATAATCCCTTGAGTTTTAAAGTTTATTTTGAAGGGCAAGAAAGAACAAAATTCCAAACAATCACAGGAGCTACCTCATTAAAATGGCAGGCTAATAAAAGAACCAATATTGCTTTATATGCTCAGATATTCAACACAGATGAACGTGAAAATTTTGATATCTTAGGTGAATATTATATCAATGAACTTGAAAAAGATCCTGCTAAAGAAGAATACGGAGATTCTATAGGAACGCTTGGTGTTGGAGCTTATCTCAACCATGCTAGAAACCAATTAAAAGCTACCATTTATTCTCTCCGCTTAGAAGGTGGGTACCAATTCTTAAAGATTAGCGAAGATGGACTAGATCATGATAAAAAAGGAAAAATAGACTGGGGAATAAATGGACAATATGAGGACTTTAAAGATGTTATAAGTGAATGGGGACTTATAGATTCAGCAGGATATAGTTTACCACAAACTAATCCTTATGAAGTTACTCTAAAAGATGTGATTAAAGCAAACAATACTCTATCAACATTCAGAACTAGTGGATTTATACAATACAGTCAAACTTTTGATAAAGTCAAAGAATTATATCCTATCTCAATCAAGGTCAAGAAGAAAGATGAATCAGGTACCAAAGTAAAATATACATTTAAAGACACTGTTGAAAATTCTCGTTCTCAATTTGCATTCAACACAGGTGTACGTATGGGATATACTGCTTTTAACCATGAATTTTATGTAACTCCTCGAGCCATGGTAAGTTATTTTCCAAGAGTTTATTATTTAGATAAAGAAGAAACATTAAAGAAAAGATATATCCGAATCTATGCAGGAACTGGATTATATTACCAACCTCCTTTTTATCGTGAATTACGTCGTTTTAATGGTGAATTATATACTGACACTAAAAGTCAAAAATCCTTCCATTTTGTAGCTGGTACAGAGTTTACCTTTAACATGTGGGACAGAAAAACTCCATTTAAACTTACGAGTGAATTGTTTTACAAATATATGTGGGATGTGAATCCATATTACATTGATAATGTGCGTTTACGCTACTTCGCTGAAAATAATGCTATTGGGCATGCATACGGTATGGATTTTCAATTAAACGGTGAATTTATTGATGGTGTACAATCCTTCTTCAAATTAGGTCTATTAAGAAGCATAGAAGATCTTAATAATGATGATTATTATACCTATTATAATTCTGATGGTGAAAAAATTATCCCCGGATACACTTTTAACAATGTACCCACTGATAGTATATTAAATTCTCCTGGATTTATTCCTAAACCAACTGATCAATGGGTAACATTTGCTACCCTATTTCAAGATAGAATGCCTAAACTCGAACAATTAACCGCTCAGTTAGGGCTACATTTTGGATCTAAATTACCGTATGGTCCCCCTGGTCATGAACGCTACAAAGATGTTCTACGTCAGAAAGCTTATTTTCGTGTAGATATAGGTTTTGGATGGGATTTTCTTTATAAGAAACCAAATCGGGAAACAAGAAAAAAAATGTTTCGCCCTTTTACCGATATACGACTTAATTTTGAAATTTTTAATCTTCTCGGATTTAAAAATGTACTTTCTCAACAATGGGTACAAGATACAGAAGGAAGATATATTGCTATCCCTAATTATCTTACGCAAAGAAGGTTTAATTTAAAATTAATAATTCGTTGGTAACAATCTAAAGCCAATTAAAAATAAAATATCCCATTTACCCTTCTATTTAGCCTTTCATCAATTTGTGATTTTAAAATCTTATTAACTACATTCAAAATCATATATTTAGAATAATTTTTAAACGAAAAAATAAATAAAATTGACCCACCATTTGGGCAACCAATTAGAATGAATTTCGTTTTAAGAATATATTACTAAAACCATGAGAAAAACTATAAACTATTACATTATACTTATTTTATTTTGTATAAGCACACTCACACATGGACAAACCATTACTCTCACTAACACTTCTCCAACTAACGCTATTCAAAATGTATTGCTAGGAGGGGGATTAACTGCTACCAATGTCACTTATAATGGTTCTGCACCAAACGCTAATATAAATCAAGATCCGGTTAAAATATTTGATGCTACTAGTACATCTTTTCCTATGAGCAATGGAGTCTTAATACGTACAAAGAATGCCCCATCTATCAATGATCCAGATTTAGTTGCTATTGGAGGGGACCCAACAAATGGAGTTATCATAGAATTTGATTTTATTCCTACGGGAGCCACACTAACATTTAATTATATTTTTGGTTCTTCAGAGTATAATCTTTATACTTGCTCAGACTTTAATGATGTATTTGGATTCTTCTTATCTGGACCTGGTATTTCTGGCCCTTATTCTAATAATGCCATTAACTTAGCTGTTGTTCCTGGTTCTCCCAATATTCCTGTTGGAATTAATACAGTTAACTCTGGTAATGCTGGATGGAACGATCCGAACTACTGTTCAAATATGGATCCAAATTGGCAAGCAAATTCAGTTTATTTTACGACTGCTTATAATACTCTCTTTACCAATTCTCAAATTGTTGGTGAATTACTTTTCGGCATGCCTATTTTAGATGATTTGAATGGATGTACTGTTGTCCTACCAGCAAATGCACCCTTACAATGTAATCAAACCTATCATATTAAAATTGCTATTTGTAATTCAGTTGATACCGGTATGGATTCTGCCGTATTCCTACAAGCTGATTCTTTTGAATCTGATCCAGATGATGTTCAAGTAAATCCTGCCGCTTCTACAATTTGTACAGGTGGATCGGTTAACTTGACTGCTAGTAGTGGTAGTGGAAATTACGACTGGTCACAATCTCCTAATGCAGCTGACATTTCCCCGCAAACAGGTGCTAATGTTACAGTTACTCCACCAGCAACACCTGGTACATACATGTATGTTGTCACGGATGTAAATAGCTGTGGATATGTATCAAAAGATACTGCCTATGTTACTGTACAAAGTTGTCAATCTTGTCTAATTAACAACTTCGAAGCAAACATCGCTGCTTGCGATGGTCCAACCAATACATTCACTATATCAGGTATAGTGGAATTTACGGATGCTCCAACAACAGGACAACTTATTGTGTCTGATTGTAACGGTCACCAACAAACATTCAACGCACCATTTACTAGTCCAATCAGTTATTCTATCTCTGGAATTCCCGCAGATGGTGCGAACTGTAGCATCACCGCTCAATTTTCTGCTGATCCTACTTGTACATCAACTATTTCCTATACCAATCCTTCCGATTGTTCTTGTATTGTTAATATCGGAACCTTTGATATTAACTTAATTGGTGATGGCCAACAAAATTATAAGCTTTGCTATGGAGATATCTTAACCATTGATCCTAATGGTGGATTTGTTCCTTCGGCAGATTTAGGAGGAGATCCTATGCTGCCTGCTGTATATCTTCCGGGTGTTGGTTATATGGTATATTCTTGTCCTCCAACTGTCTTTCCTCCTGCTGATTTGCTTACAGATCCATGTTTTGTGGGGTGGGTTGCTTCCAGTGGCGGAAATGCCGGAGACCCTGGAATCTTTATTCCAAACCAAAATGGTACACCACCTAATTTTGGTACTCCTTTTACTAATAACACACTTTATATAGTTCCTATTACCATGTATGATACCTTAAATGGATGGTATTCATACACAAACAGTGGAGATAACTGTTACGATATGGGAGCTGCTATTGCTATTCAATATTTGCCACAAGTGATTAGCTCTAACCCGGTTGAAGATTGTGCCGCTGGTACTTTCTCTGTTTCTGTTTCTGGTGGATTACCTCAAATAGACGGCTCAAACTTCACAGCAAGCAACTTATTACCAGCAACAGCATCATTTAGTACAGCTACTTGTGCTAATGGAGGAACAATTACCGTAACTGGACTACAAAATGGGGATATGTATAGTTTTGAAATAACAGATGATAACGGATGCCCTATTACCATTTCAGGTGGACCTTTTGTAGGTGGGCCAACAGCAGATGCTGGTTCTGATGCAACTGCAGCATGTGGAGTGATGACATATACATTAGCAGGAAGCATGAGCGCTGGAGCAACAGGTACGTGGACTGGACCAAGTGGGGTAACATTTAGCAACGCTAGTTCTCCAACTTCTACAATAACGGCATCGGCAGCAGGAACATACACATTAACCTGGACAGTATCAAACGGCTCTGGTTGTAATACGGTAAAAACGGTAACGATTACTTTTATTGAAAACCCAACATATACGACTAACAATACAGGTTCTACTTGTGGTAATTCGGATGGTAGTTTAGTAATTACTGCAAGTAGTGGCGTGGCTCCCTACACATATTCTATTGATAATGGTAGCTCTTCACAAGGGAATGGAACTTTCTCCAATCTAGCTGCAGGGATATACAATATTTTAGTAACTGATGCTAATGGTTGTTCAGCCTCTGGTACAGAATCTATTAGTAATAGCAATGGTCCTGTAATAAATAGTGTTACACCCACTAATCCTTCATGTTTTGGTATGTGTGATGGTAATATTACTGCAAACGTATCTAGTGGTGTAGCACCTTACACTTATCAATGGACGACAAATGGAAATCCAACTGGTTCCAATAGTGACAACATTTCAGGGTTATGTGCTGGAACATACAACTTAAAGGTAACTGATGTAAACGGATGTGATGTATCCTACAACGATATTGTACTTACACAACCAGCGGATATCAATCCTTCTTTTGCTCTTACTGATTTTTGTGAAGGTGCAATAAATAGTGCGAGCAATATTGCAACCCCTGGAGGTGTGTTTACTTTTAATCCTTCTGTAAGTGATGGGGCGACTATCAATGCTTCTACAGGAAGTATTTCAAATGGTGTAGGAGGCACTACATATACAGTTGAATACACTGCGACAGTAAACGGATGTTCAAAATCATCTACACAAACTGTAAAAGTAAACGCCAATCCTCAGCCTAATTTTGTTGGAGATGATTTAATGGGATGTGAACCTCACACAGTTACATTTACAAATACGGGTACAGGAAATAATGGGACTTGCACATGGAACTTTGGTGATGGATCAACAGTAAATGACTGCGGCACTACCGTTTCCCATACATATAATTCAGCTGGTACATATAGTGTTTCATTAAATGTTACCTCCGCACAAGGTTGTACCGGTTCCTTCTCTATTGCAGACTATATTTCAGTTACCCAACGACCTATAGCTGATTTTTCAGCAACACCAATGGTTACAAACATAACCGAAACAGAAATTACATTCACTAATCACAGCATTGGTGCAACAGATTATATATGGGATTTTGGTGATGCATCTCCCTACACTTTCGATATAAATGCTGTTCATACATATCCAGAAGTCCCTGCAAATTATACGGTAACCTTAATTGCATCCAATGGGCAAGATTGTGCTGATACTGCTCGTTTAGTTATAATTATTCGTGACGAATTGATTTACTACGTACCAAACACATTTACACCAGATGCAGATGGATTTAACGATGAATTCAAACCAATATTCACCAGTGGTTTTGACCCACAAGTTTATACTTTATCGATTTATGATAGATGGGGAGAAATTCTGTTTGAATCACATAATGCTGAAGTAGGATGGAATGGTACTTATGGTGGAAAAGTTGTAAGAGATGGGACTTATATTTGGAAAATTGAATTCAAGGAAACCATGTCCGACCAACATCATACAGAGGTAGGACATGTGAATGTTTTAAGGTAATTATCTGACTATCATACAAATATTAAACTATTAAACAAGCTTCTTTTGAAGCTTATTTTTTTTTATACAGAAATGAGATGTAGTAGATAAATTATTTTTGTACTTTTGACGTGTTAAACACAGCTATATTATGAACTATAAAATAAAACTATTTTATATTACCTTATTGGTAATTATACCCATTCA includes:
- a CDS encoding MoxR family ATPase gives rise to the protein MSDVEKLNQLIAKSKELKTEVHKIIVGQEEVVDQVLISIFSRGHCLLVGVPGLAKTLLVNTIAQSLGLSFNRIQFTPDLMPSDIIGSEILNENRAFQFVKGPLFSNIILADEINRTPPKTQSALLEAMQERKVTAAGKTYPLPQPFFVLATQNPIEQEGTYPLPEAQLDRFMFNIWVDYPTFEEEIQIVKGTTQDKHIEIKQIMSGEEIMQLQSLIREIPVADNVLEYAVRLVAKTRVNDASSPKITKDFISWGAGPRASQYLIIGAKCHAALNGKYAPDIEDVKAVAKPILRHRIVRNYKAEAEGYSMDRIIEELL
- a CDS encoding TonB-dependent receptor plug domain-containing protein → MGKIVDKTNKGFPNIQVTIITQDNSKHQTTTNIEGDFSLKVPPGKHQLIYKEDESNKLIDIEVQEGQILKLDKIKLNIQYLEGVDVSGKSKDLSINELPVIEIHQIPGPTNSVEKYITYTTAASSNNELTSNYNVRGGSYDENLIYVNGFEIYRPFLTRSGEQEGMSFINPNLVESIAFSAGGFTANYGDRLSSVLDITYRSPTAFHGSFDASMLGVSAHVEDKVGARFNFLAGGRYQNKGYLLNALPIKGTYKPVFYDFQLLTNFYIKENLVWSVLGHFSSNNYNFAPETQETKLGTINNPLSFKVYFEGQERTKFQTITGATSLKWQANKRTNIALYAQIFNTDERENFDILGEYYINELEKDPAKEEYGDSIGTLGVGAYLNHARNQLKATIYSLRLEGGYQFLKISEDGLDHDKKGKIDWGINGQYEDFKDVISEWGLIDSAGYSLPQTNPYEVTLKDVIKANNTLSTFRTSGFIQYSQTFDKVKELYPISIKVKKKDESGTKVKYTFKDTVENSRSQFAFNTGVRMGYTAFNHEFYVTPRAMVSYFPRVYYLDKEETLKKRYIRIYAGTGLYYQPPFYRELRRFNGELYTDTKSQKSFHFVAGTEFTFNMWDRKTPFKLTSELFYKYMWDVNPYYIDNVRLRYFAENNAIGHAYGMDFQLNGEFIDGVQSFFKLGLLRSIEDLNNDDYYTYYNSDGEKIIPGYTFNNVPTDSILNSPGFIPKPTDQWVTFATLFQDRMPKLEQLTAQLGLHFGSKLPYGPPGHERYKDVLRQKAYFRVDIGFGWDFLYKKPNRETRKKMFRPFTDIRLNFEIFNLLGFKNVLSQQWVQDTEGRYIAIPNYLTQRRFNLKLIIRW
- a CDS encoding choice-of-anchor L domain-containing protein — protein: MRKTINYYIILILFCISTLTHGQTITLTNTSPTNAIQNVLLGGGLTATNVTYNGSAPNANINQDPVKIFDATSTSFPMSNGVLIRTKNAPSINDPDLVAIGGDPTNGVIIEFDFIPTGATLTFNYIFGSSEYNLYTCSDFNDVFGFFLSGPGISGPYSNNAINLAVVPGSPNIPVGINTVNSGNAGWNDPNYCSNMDPNWQANSVYFTTAYNTLFTNSQIVGELLFGMPILDDLNGCTVVLPANAPLQCNQTYHIKIAICNSVDTGMDSAVFLQADSFESDPDDVQVNPAASTICTGGSVNLTASSGSGNYDWSQSPNAADISPQTGANVTVTPPATPGTYMYVVTDVNSCGYVSKDTAYVTVQSCQSCLINNFEANIAACDGPTNTFTISGIVEFTDAPTTGQLIVSDCNGHQQTFNAPFTSPISYSISGIPADGANCSITAQFSADPTCTSTISYTNPSDCSCIVNIGTFDINLIGDGQQNYKLCYGDILTIDPNGGFVPSADLGGDPMLPAVYLPGVGYMVYSCPPTVFPPADLLTDPCFVGWVASSGGNAGDPGIFIPNQNGTPPNFGTPFTNNTLYIVPITMYDTLNGWYSYTNSGDNCYDMGAAIAIQYLPQVISSNPVEDCAAGTFSVSVSGGLPQIDGSNFTASNLLPATASFSTATCANGGTITVTGLQNGDMYSFEITDDNGCPITISGGPFVGGPTADAGSDATAACGVMTYTLAGSMSAGATGTWTGPSGVTFSNASSPTSTITASAAGTYTLTWTVSNGSGCNTVKTVTITFIENPTYTTNNTGSTCGNSDGSLVITASSGVAPYTYSIDNGSSSQGNGTFSNLAAGIYNILVTDANGCSASGTESISNSNGPVINSVTPTNPSCFGMCDGNITANVSSGVAPYTYQWTTNGNPTGSNSDNISGLCAGTYNLKVTDVNGCDVSYNDIVLTQPADINPSFALTDFCEGAINSASNIATPGGVFTFNPSVSDGATINASTGSISNGVGGTTYTVEYTATVNGCSKSSTQTVKVNANPQPNFVGDDLMGCEPHTVTFTNTGTGNNGTCTWNFGDGSTVNDCGTTVSHTYNSAGTYSVSLNVTSAQGCTGSFSIADYISVTQRPIADFSATPMVTNITETEITFTNHSIGATDYIWDFGDASPYTFDINAVHTYPEVPANYTVTLIASNGQDCADTARLVIIIRDELIYYVPNTFTPDADGFNDEFKPIFTSGFDPQVYTLSIYDRWGEILFESHNAEVGWNGTYGGKVVRDGTYIWKIEFKETMSDQHHTEVGHVNVLR
- a CDS encoding peptidylprolyl isomerase, whose amino-acid sequence is MSEKSILLIFISLISIQLGKTQIIDDNTSKGGSVIDKVIAQVGNQPIYLSEIEAEKIQLKNEGQTINENSNCTILEENLYQKLLLNQSKIDSIKITDEQVNAEMENRLRTIEHQIGGREKLEKFYGKSYTQIKDEFREDIRNRMLAQEMERQVVEHVEVSPKEVEEFFNKIPEDSLPFINENISIQQIVIYPKISQTSIDAVITKLRKWREEVISGEKSFATLATVYSEDLGSARDGGKIEATRGMMVKPFEAAAFALNPGEVSDVVQTQYGYHLIQLLERKGDDYTVRHILLSPEIGRKELGDAATLLDECHAKLMKHEITWDQAVAEYSEDEETKQNQGIITNPYTGEQFWDVANINQIDPQIFEITNGLNVGQISNPALFTDMMNRKEGVRIVRIKNRTNPHRANLLDDYSFIKKAAENQKKTTTITDWVNKKIKKTYIRIDKNYVDCDFIYNWK